Below is a window of Streptomyces genisteinicus DNA.
ACGATCTCGACATCGAAGCCCTCGTGCAGCGGGCGAACTCCGAATGAGCAGCCCGTGCACCCGGGTGACCGACGTGGAAATGGTGAGGCGATGAGACCGGAAGACCTGAAGGCCGTGCGCGCGTTCGTCAAGGAACACCTCGACGGCCGGCACGCCGAGCTGGACGCGCTCGACGACAAGCCGTCGGACGTCTACGAGCGCTTCCGCGAGACCGGGCTGGCCAACTGGTGGCTGCCCGAGGAGTTCGGCGGCCGGGGGCTCACCCTGGAGGACGGCGTCGAGATCGTGAACGAGATCGCCTACGGCGACGCGGGCGCGGCCTTCACCCTGTTCATCTCGGTCCTCGGCACCAGCATGGTGCAGCTCTACGGCTCCGACGAGCTGAAGGCCCGCCACCTCGGACCGATGGCCGCACGCGGCTCGTTCTGCGCCACCCTCGGCAGCGAGCGGAACGCGGGCAGCGAACTCGCCCGGATCGAGACGACGGTCGCCGCCGACGGCGGCGAACTCGTGCTCACCGGGGAGAAGTTCTTCTCCACCAACACCGACTTCGCCGACTTCCTGATCGTCGTCGCCCGCTCGGCCGAGGACCCCGAGGCGTACCACGCGGTGCTCGTCCCGCGCGACACGCCCGGCGTCGAGATCGTGCGCCGCTGGGACGTGATCGGCCTGCGCGCCTCGCACACGTACCAGGTCGCGCTGAAGGACTGCCGGGTCCCGGCCGGGAACCGCCTCGGCGGGTCGGGGCTGCGCCTTCTGGAGATCGGCCTCAACGCGAGCCGCATCCTGATCGCCGCCACGGCCATCGGCATCGCCCGCCGCGTCCGGGACCACTGCATGACCTACGCCCGGACCAAGCCCCTGCGCGACGGCGTCCTCATGGAGAACCCGGTCTTCGCGCAGCGCCTCGGGCAGATGGAGATGCAGATCGACGTCATGAAGAGCCACTGCCTGCGCGCCGCCCGCGACTACGACGCGATCATGGCGGACCCGGACGCGCCGGCCCTCTTCCACCGGCAGGGCACCCTGAAGTCCGCGCTGACCGCGAAGATGTTCTGCGGCCAGGCGGGCTGGGACGTCGCGAGCGTGGGCTCGGAGATGTTCGGCGGCCTCGGCTACACCGAGGACCTGCCGATCGGGAAGCTGCTGCGGGACGTGCGCTACGTCTCCGTCGTCGAGGGCGGCGACGACGTCCTGCGCGACCTCCTCTACAGCCGCTACGTGATCCCGGTGCCCCGGCGCACGTAGGGCGGGTGGCGGAAGCTCCGCAACCCGCCCCGGGGTCCGTCGTCCGGATCGCGGCGGGCGCGCGGCCCTGATCCGGACGAACGGCCCTCGCGGCCGGTCCGTGCTCCGGCGGCCGGGGGCCCTCCGCGGGCCCGGCCGCCGGCCGCGCTCACCCGCCTGCCGGGACCGCGGGTCCGCCGGTCACGGCACCTCGGCCTCGAAGAGCGCCGTGCTCCCGTGCACGGTGAGCGTGTGGGAGGGGAAGCGGGCGGCCAGCTCCGCGCGCAGGTCGTCGAGGCTGTCCTCGGCGTTGTGCATCACGCCGCGCCGGTTCCAGAACGGCACCACGGCCCGCGCGGCCGGCCCCACCGGGACGCCCTTGCCGAGCACGGTGGCGCCGAAGATCCGGCCGCCGGGGCGGACGCAGGCCGCGACGTTGTCCAGGACCACGGCCTTGTCCCGGATCGTGCCGGGCACGCAGTGCAGCAGGAAGTTCAGCGACGCCGAGCCGAACGACCGCTCCGGCAGCGGCAGGGGCTCCAGCGCGTTGGCCCGCACGGTCGAGACGTCGAAACGGGCCAGCCGGCGTGCCGCGTGCCGCAGCGAGTGCTCGTTGAGGTCCGCCAGGGTGATGGACCGGTCCGGGGCGGCGCGGCAGGTGTCCAGGAAGTAGCCGGTGCCCACGCCGACGTCCAGGTGCCGGTCGGAGACGTTCCGGTCGAACATCGCGACCACCTCGGGCACCGGGACCCCGAACAGGAACCGGCAGTTGATCTTGAAGGCCACCAGGTCGTAGAGCGGCAGTGTCCACGGCCGGTAGATGGCCTGGCCTGCGCGTACCTGGTCCGGGTGGGGCGAGGTGGTCACGTGGAACCTCCGCCAGAGGGGGCGAAACCGTCTGGCTCCGACTATACGCGGCGCAAGTGGGCCTTCTCGCGGCGCACTTGACCCCCGCACACCGTCCCGCGCCCGCCGGTGCGCCGGGCGCGCACAGGGTCCCGGAACGCGCCCCCGCCCCCCGCCGCACCCCCCGCCCCCGACGCAAGCCGCCGGCCGGCCCGGGCGGATGCCCGGACCGGCCGGCGGGGGTGCGCGGTGTGCCGCTGCCGACCGCGTCGGCCGCGTGGACCGCGTCGGGTCAGGCGGCGGCGCAGGCGGCGCCGCCCAGCGTGAACGCGGCCGGGGCCGGGTTCGTCGCGCCCTTGGTGCCGATGAAGCCGACGGTGACCGAGCCGTTCGGCGCGATCGTCGACGTGTACGAGGCGGGGGAGACGGTCACCGAGCCGCCGGACTGCGCGGCGGTGCCGCCCCACATGTTGGCGACGGTCTGCCCGGCGCCGAAGGCGAAGCCCAGCCGCCAGTCGCTGAGGGCGGCGGTGCCGGTGTTGCGGATGACGATCTCGCCCTGGAAGCCGCCCTGCCACTCGCCGACCACCCGGTAGCCGACCGCGCAGGAGCCGCCGGGCGTGCCGCCCTGGTCGGTGGTGACCGCCACCGTCGCGGAGCGCGCCGAGCGGTTGCCCGCCGCGTCACGGGCGTAGACCGCGAAGGTGTACGAGGTGCCCGCGGTCAGGCCGGTGACCGTGACCCGGGGCGAGAGGGCCGAGGCGGCCGGCGTCTCGGCGCCACCGCTGATGCGGACCACGTCGTAGCCGGTGACACCGACGTTGTCGGTGGCCGCCGCCCAGGTCAGCGTCGCGGAGTCGGCGGTGACGGCCGAGGCGGCCGGGGCGCCGGGCGCCGTCGGGGCCTCGTCGTCCCCGGTGGCGCCGCCGAAGACGGTCGCCTCCACCGACGTCTGGGCGATGCCGTTCACACCGTTGAAGATGCGCTCGCCCCAGGAGCTGAGCCGGCTCGGGTCGAAGTCGAGGACCAGGTCGAGGATCGGGTCGGTGTTGCCGCTCCAGGACCAGGCGAGGTAGCCGAGGTCGAGCCGCTCGGCCGCGGCCATCATGGTGTCCTCGTCGGGGTCGCCCCACTGGTCGCCGGGGCCGCCGAACTCGCCGATCAGGATGGGCAGCCCGCTGGCGACGAAGCCGTCCAGGTAGTCGTTGATCTCCTGCGCGGTGTCGAAGACGCTGTACATGTGGATGGAGAAGATCAGGTTGCCGGTCGTGTCGGCGTCGTACACGGCCTGGGCGTTGGCCTTCATCACGCCCTGCCAGTCCTGGCCCCAGTTGGGGGCGTCCACCATGATCGTGTGCTGGAAGCCGGCCGTGCGCAGCTTCTTCACGGCGGCGATCGTCGGCTCGGTCCAGCCGGCCGGGTTCGTGTTGCCCCAGGGCTCGTTGCCGATGTTGACGATGACGTAGTCCTCCTCGCCGTCGAGGACGTCCTTGAGGCCGATCCAGTAGTCGGCGGCGTGGTCGAGCGTGCCGGCCGCCGCGTCCTCGCCGTAGCCCGTGGTGTCGTGCACCTCCAGGACGCAGATCAGCCGGTTCTCCTTGCAGTCCGCGACGACCGCGGCCACGTCGGCGGGGCTGTTCTCGGACCAGCGGTGGCCGTCGGACAGGACGACCCGGACGCTGTTGGCGCCCTTGGCCTTGATGTCGGCGAGCGACTGCGTCTCGCCCGGGTACCAGGTGTGCGCGTGGTTGACGCCGCGCATCACGAAGTCGTTGCCGTTCGCCTCCAGCAGGCGCCCGTCGCTGATGTGCAGGCCCGTCGCGAGCGCCCCCGCCGTCCGGGCATGGGCGGCGCCGGCGCCGAAGGCGCCGAGGAGGACGAACCCGACGAGGGTGGTGAGCCCCGTCAGCAGGGATACGGCGGTGCGGGACCGTGTGGTGCGCGTACGCGTCGTGCTTCTCGTTCTCACGGAG
It encodes the following:
- a CDS encoding class I SAM-dependent methyltransferase — translated: MTTSPHPDQVRAGQAIYRPWTLPLYDLVAFKINCRFLFGVPVPEVVAMFDRNVSDRHLDVGVGTGYFLDTCRAAPDRSITLADLNEHSLRHAARRLARFDVSTVRANALEPLPLPERSFGSASLNFLLHCVPGTIRDKAVVLDNVAACVRPGGRIFGATVLGKGVPVGPAARAVVPFWNRRGVMHNAEDSLDDLRAELAARFPSHTLTVHGSTALFEAEVP
- a CDS encoding cellulase family glycosylhydrolase — translated: MRTRSTTRTRTTRSRTAVSLLTGLTTLVGFVLLGAFGAGAAHARTAGALATGLHISDGRLLEANGNDFVMRGVNHAHTWYPGETQSLADIKAKGANSVRVVLSDGHRWSENSPADVAAVVADCKENRLICVLEVHDTTGYGEDAAAGTLDHAADYWIGLKDVLDGEEDYVIVNIGNEPWGNTNPAGWTEPTIAAVKKLRTAGFQHTIMVDAPNWGQDWQGVMKANAQAVYDADTTGNLIFSIHMYSVFDTAQEINDYLDGFVASGLPILIGEFGGPGDQWGDPDEDTMMAAAERLDLGYLAWSWSGNTDPILDLVLDFDPSRLSSWGERIFNGVNGIAQTSVEATVFGGATGDDEAPTAPGAPAASAVTADSATLTWAAATDNVGVTGYDVVRISGGAETPAASALSPRVTVTGLTAGTSYTFAVYARDAAGNRSARSATVAVTTDQGGTPGGSCAVGYRVVGEWQGGFQGEIVIRNTGTAALSDWRLGFAFGAGQTVANMWGGTAAQSGGSVTVSPASYTSTIAPNGSVTVGFIGTKGATNPAPAAFTLGGAACAAA
- a CDS encoding acyl-CoA dehydrogenase family protein produces the protein MRPEDLKAVRAFVKEHLDGRHAELDALDDKPSDVYERFRETGLANWWLPEEFGGRGLTLEDGVEIVNEIAYGDAGAAFTLFISVLGTSMVQLYGSDELKARHLGPMAARGSFCATLGSERNAGSELARIETTVAADGGELVLTGEKFFSTNTDFADFLIVVARSAEDPEAYHAVLVPRDTPGVEIVRRWDVIGLRASHTYQVALKDCRVPAGNRLGGSGLRLLEIGLNASRILIAATAIGIARRVRDHCMTYARTKPLRDGVLMENPVFAQRLGQMEMQIDVMKSHCLRAARDYDAIMADPDAPALFHRQGTLKSALTAKMFCGQAGWDVASVGSEMFGGLGYTEDLPIGKLLRDVRYVSVVEGGDDVLRDLLYSRYVIPVPRRT